A part of Hippea maritima DSM 10411 genomic DNA contains:
- a CDS encoding cobalamin biosynthesis protein, with protein MDLICELVYFNGIAFFVGVVLDFVFGEPPVAFHPVVWIGRLISRFEGYFYRFENRLLGGVLFVFSVLGVVVLVVCVFLYVFAVSGFFGKLIYSIVASYLVFSSISIRSLSQHAKRVLDALEEADLDRAKKHLFLIVSRDTHDMRQDKIITSTVESVSENFVDGVLSPMVYYAAFGILGVAFFKTISTFDSMIGYKNERYEFFGRFAARFDDLLNFIPARLSVVFIGVASLILGFNFFDTMRVFARFRKAHSSPNSAHPMSAFAGALDLRLGGKTSYSGVMVDKPYIGDSKRIPKANDIKRAIHLFEVSSYLAFMFFGFVFVKIVVGCLG; from the coding sequence ATGGATTTGATCTGTGAGCTTGTTTACTTCAATGGGATAGCCTTTTTTGTTGGGGTTGTTTTGGATTTTGTGTTTGGCGAGCCGCCAGTTGCCTTTCACCCTGTTGTCTGGATAGGAAGGCTTATAAGCCGTTTTGAGGGGTATTTTTATCGGTTTGAAAATAGACTCTTAGGCGGGGTTTTGTTTGTTTTTAGTGTTTTAGGTGTTGTTGTTCTTGTTGTCTGTGTGTTTTTGTATGTTTTTGCTGTATCTGGATTCTTTGGAAAACTGATTTATAGCATTGTCGCAAGTTATCTTGTTTTCTCATCCATCAGTATAAGATCCCTAAGCCAGCACGCCAAAAGGGTTTTGGATGCTTTGGAGGAGGCTGATTTGGATAGGGCTAAAAAACACCTGTTTTTGATTGTAAGCAGAGACACGCATGATATGAGGCAGGATAAGATCATAACTTCGACGGTTGAGTCTGTTTCTGAGAATTTCGTTGATGGTGTTTTGTCTCCTATGGTCTATTACGCAGCTTTTGGTATTTTAGGTGTTGCTTTTTTTAAAACCATAAGCACCTTTGATTCTATGATTGGTTATAAAAATGAAAGATACGAGTTTTTTGGCAGGTTTGCAGCCAGGTTTGATGATCTATTGAACTTTATACCAGCGCGGCTGAGCGTTGTGTTTATTGGTGTGGCAAGCCTTATTTTGGGCTTCAATTTCTTTGATACTATGCGTGTTTTTGCCAGATTCAGAAAAGCCCATTCAAGCCCAAACTCAGCGCACCCTATGAGTGCATTTGCCGGAGCTTTGGATCTTAGATTGGGCGGTAAAACAAGTTATAGTGGTGTTATGGTGGATAAGCCCTATATCGGTGATTCTAAAAGAATACCGAAGGCTAATGATATAAAAAGAGCTATCCATTTATTCGAGGTTTCATCTTATTTGGCCTTTATGTTTTTTGGGTTTGTTTTTGTGAAGATAGTTGTTGGGTGTTTAGGCTAA